In Myotis daubentonii chromosome 6, mMyoDau2.1, whole genome shotgun sequence, a genomic segment contains:
- the LOC132237214 gene encoding saoe class I histocompatibility antigen, A alpha chain-like isoform X5: MLLTGPPILLLLLWGPLALTQTWAGPHSLRYFFTAVSRPGRGEPRYLENVYVDDTQFERFNSDSESQRAEPRAPWMEQLEPEYWDQSTRNSKATAQIFRLSLHYLRSYYNQSQDGSHTLQWMLGCDMGPDGRLLRGYHQYAYDGTDYLALNDDLRSWTAADTAAQITWRKWEEAGETELVRNFLQGECLEFLHRVLAMGKEVLQRADPPKTHVTHHPISDREVTLRCWALGFYPADISLSWQRDGEDQTQDMELVETRPAGDGTFQKWAALVVPPGEEQRYTCHVQHEGLPEPLTLRWGGKGGSYAQAASSDGAQGSDVSLTASEA, from the exons ATGCTGCTCACGGGGCCCCCaatcctcctcctgctgctctgggggCCCCTGGCCCTGACCCAGACCTGGGCGG gcccccactcCCTGAGATATTTCTTCACCGCCGTGTCCCGGCCCGGCCGCGGGGAGCCCCGGTACCTGGAGAACGTCTACGTGGACGACACCCAGTTCGAGCGGTTCAACAGCGACTCGGAGAGTCAGAGGGCGGAGCCGCGGGCGCCGTGGATGGAGCAGTTGGAGCCTGAGTATTGGGACCAGAGCACCCGGAACTCCAAGGCCACTGCACAGATTTTCCGACTGAGCCTGCACTACCTGCGCAGCTACTACAACCAGAGCCAGGACG GGTCTCACACGCTCCAGTGGATGTTGGGCTGTGACATGGGACCGGATGGCCGCCTCCTCCGCGGGTACCACCAGTACGCTTATGACGGCACCGACTACCTCGCCCTGAACGACGACCTGCGCTCCTGGACCGCGGCCGACACCGCAGCTCAGATCACTTGGCGCAAGTGGGAGGAGGCCGGTGAGACTGAGCTAGTCAGGAACTTCCTGCAGGGGGAGTGCCTGGAGTTTCTCCACAGAGTCCTGGCGATGGGGAAGGAGGTGCTGCAGCGCGCAG aCCCTCCAAAGACACATGTGACCCACCACCCCATCTCTGACCGTGAGGTCACCCTgaggtgctgggccctgggcttcTACCCTGCGGACATCAGCCTGAGCTGGCAGCGTGATGGGGAGGACCAGACCCAGGACATGGAGCTGGTggagaccaggcctgcgggggatGGGACCTTCCAGAAGTGGGCGGCCCTGGTGGTGCCCCCTGGAGAAGAGCAGAGATACACGTGCCATGTGCAGCACGAGGGGCTGCCCGAGCCCCTGACCCTgagatggg GTGGTAAAGGAGGGAGCTATGCTCAGGCTGCCA GCAGCGATGGTGCCCAGGGCTCTGATGTATCTCTCACGGCTTCTGAAG CGTGA
- the LOC132237214 gene encoding class I histocompatibility antigen, Gogo-B*0103 alpha chain-like isoform X3 — MLLTGPPILLLLLWGPLALTQTWAGPHSLRYFFTAVSRPGRGEPRYLENVYVDDTQFERFNSDSESQRAEPRAPWMEQLEPEYWDQSTRNSKATAQIFRLSLHYLRSYYNQSQDGSHTLQWMLGCDMGPDGRLLRGYHQYAYDGTDYLALNDDLRSWTAADTAAQITWRKWEEAGETELVRNFLQGECLEFLHRVLAMGKEVLQRADPPKTHVTHHPISDREVTLRCWALGFYPADISLSWQRDGEDQTQDMELVETRPAGDGTFQKWAALVVPPGEEQRYTCHVQHEGLPEPLTLRWEPPPWATIPTVGLVVGLVILGAVLTGAVVTGAVIWRRKRSGGKGGSYAQAASSDGAQGSDVSLTASEA, encoded by the exons ATGCTGCTCACGGGGCCCCCaatcctcctcctgctgctctgggggCCCCTGGCCCTGACCCAGACCTGGGCGG gcccccactcCCTGAGATATTTCTTCACCGCCGTGTCCCGGCCCGGCCGCGGGGAGCCCCGGTACCTGGAGAACGTCTACGTGGACGACACCCAGTTCGAGCGGTTCAACAGCGACTCGGAGAGTCAGAGGGCGGAGCCGCGGGCGCCGTGGATGGAGCAGTTGGAGCCTGAGTATTGGGACCAGAGCACCCGGAACTCCAAGGCCACTGCACAGATTTTCCGACTGAGCCTGCACTACCTGCGCAGCTACTACAACCAGAGCCAGGACG GGTCTCACACGCTCCAGTGGATGTTGGGCTGTGACATGGGACCGGATGGCCGCCTCCTCCGCGGGTACCACCAGTACGCTTATGACGGCACCGACTACCTCGCCCTGAACGACGACCTGCGCTCCTGGACCGCGGCCGACACCGCAGCTCAGATCACTTGGCGCAAGTGGGAGGAGGCCGGTGAGACTGAGCTAGTCAGGAACTTCCTGCAGGGGGAGTGCCTGGAGTTTCTCCACAGAGTCCTGGCGATGGGGAAGGAGGTGCTGCAGCGCGCAG aCCCTCCAAAGACACATGTGACCCACCACCCCATCTCTGACCGTGAGGTCACCCTgaggtgctgggccctgggcttcTACCCTGCGGACATCAGCCTGAGCTGGCAGCGTGATGGGGAGGACCAGACCCAGGACATGGAGCTGGTggagaccaggcctgcgggggatGGGACCTTCCAGAAGTGGGCGGCCCTGGTGGTGCCCCCTGGAGAAGAGCAGAGATACACGTGCCATGTGCAGCACGAGGGGCTGCCCGAGCCCCTGACCCTgagatggg agCCGCCTCCTTGGGCCACCATCCCCACTGTGGGCCTGGTTGTGGGCCTGGTCATCCTTGGAGCTGTGCTCACTGGAGCTGTGGTCACTGGAGCTGTGATATGGAGGAGAAAGCGCTCAG GTGGTAAAGGAGGGAGCTATGCTCAGGCTGCCA GCAGCGATGGTGCCCAGGGCTCTGATGTATCTCTCACGGCTTCTGAAG
- the LOC132237214 gene encoding class I histocompatibility antigen, Gogo-B*0103 alpha chain-like isoform X1: MLLTGPPILLLLLWGPLALTQTWAGPHSLRYFFTAVSRPGRGEPRYLENVYVDDTQFERFNSDSESQRAEPRAPWMEQLEPEYWDQSTRNSKATAQIFRLSLHYLRSYYNQSQDGSHTLQWMLGCDMGPDGRLLRGYHQYAYDGTDYLALNDDLRSWTAADTAAQITWRKWEEAGETELVRNFLQGECLEFLHRVLAMGKEVLQRADPPKTHVTHHPISDREVTLRCWALGFYPADISLSWQRDGEDQTQDMELVETRPAGDGTFQKWAALVVPPGEEQRYTCHVQHEGLPEPLTLRWEPPPWATIPTVGLVVGLVILGAVLTGAVVTGAVIWRRKRSGGKGGSYAQAASSDGAQGSDVSLTASEA, from the exons ATGCTGCTCACGGGGCCCCCaatcctcctcctgctgctctgggggCCCCTGGCCCTGACCCAGACCTGGGCGG gcccccactcCCTGAGATATTTCTTCACCGCCGTGTCCCGGCCCGGCCGCGGGGAGCCCCGGTACCTGGAGAACGTCTACGTGGACGACACCCAGTTCGAGCGGTTCAACAGCGACTCGGAGAGTCAGAGGGCGGAGCCGCGGGCGCCGTGGATGGAGCAGTTGGAGCCTGAGTATTGGGACCAGAGCACCCGGAACTCCAAGGCCACTGCACAGATTTTCCGACTGAGCCTGCACTACCTGCGCAGCTACTACAACCAGAGCCAGGACG GGTCTCACACGCTCCAGTGGATGTTGGGCTGTGACATGGGACCGGATGGCCGCCTCCTCCGCGGGTACCACCAGTACGCTTATGACGGCACCGACTACCTCGCCCTGAACGACGACCTGCGCTCCTGGACCGCGGCCGACACCGCAGCTCAGATCACTTGGCGCAAGTGGGAGGAGGCCGGTGAGACTGAGCTAGTCAGGAACTTCCTGCAGGGGGAGTGCCTGGAGTTTCTCCACAGAGTCCTGGCGATGGGGAAGGAGGTGCTGCAGCGCGCAG aCCCTCCAAAGACACATGTGACCCACCACCCCATCTCTGACCGTGAGGTCACCCTgaggtgctgggccctgggcttcTACCCTGCGGACATCAGCCTGAGCTGGCAGCGTGATGGGGAGGACCAGACCCAGGACATGGAGCTGGTggagaccaggcctgcgggggatGGGACCTTCCAGAAGTGGGCGGCCCTGGTGGTGCCCCCTGGAGAAGAGCAGAGATACACGTGCCATGTGCAGCACGAGGGGCTGCCCGAGCCCCTGACCCTgagatggg agCCGCCTCCTTGGGCCACCATCCCCACTGTGGGCCTGGTTGTGGGCCTGGTCATCCTTGGAGCTGTGCTCACTGGAGCTGTGGTCACTGGAGCTGTGATATGGAGGAGAAAGCGCTCAG GTGGTAAAGGAGGGAGCTATGCTCAGGCTGCCA GCAGCGATGGTGCCCAGGGCTCTGATGTATCTCTCACGGCTTCTGAAG CGTGA
- the LOC132237214 gene encoding saoe class I histocompatibility antigen, C alpha chain-like isoform X6: protein MLLTGPPILLLLLWGPLALTQTWAGPHSLRYFFTAVSRPGRGEPRYLENVYVDDTQFERFNSDSESQRAEPRAPWMEQLEPEYWDQSTRNSKATAQIFRLSLHYLRSYYNQSQDGSHTLQWMLGCDMGPDGRLLRGYHQYAYDGTDYLALNDDLRSWTAADTAAQITWRKWEEAGETELVRNFLQGECLEFLHRVLAMGKEVLQRAEPPPWATIPTVGLVVGLVILGAVLTGAVVTGAVIWRRKRSGGKGGSYAQAASSDGAQGSDVSLTASEA from the exons ATGCTGCTCACGGGGCCCCCaatcctcctcctgctgctctgggggCCCCTGGCCCTGACCCAGACCTGGGCGG gcccccactcCCTGAGATATTTCTTCACCGCCGTGTCCCGGCCCGGCCGCGGGGAGCCCCGGTACCTGGAGAACGTCTACGTGGACGACACCCAGTTCGAGCGGTTCAACAGCGACTCGGAGAGTCAGAGGGCGGAGCCGCGGGCGCCGTGGATGGAGCAGTTGGAGCCTGAGTATTGGGACCAGAGCACCCGGAACTCCAAGGCCACTGCACAGATTTTCCGACTGAGCCTGCACTACCTGCGCAGCTACTACAACCAGAGCCAGGACG GGTCTCACACGCTCCAGTGGATGTTGGGCTGTGACATGGGACCGGATGGCCGCCTCCTCCGCGGGTACCACCAGTACGCTTATGACGGCACCGACTACCTCGCCCTGAACGACGACCTGCGCTCCTGGACCGCGGCCGACACCGCAGCTCAGATCACTTGGCGCAAGTGGGAGGAGGCCGGTGAGACTGAGCTAGTCAGGAACTTCCTGCAGGGGGAGTGCCTGGAGTTTCTCCACAGAGTCCTGGCGATGGGGAAGGAGGTGCTGCAGCGCGCAG agCCGCCTCCTTGGGCCACCATCCCCACTGTGGGCCTGGTTGTGGGCCTGGTCATCCTTGGAGCTGTGCTCACTGGAGCTGTGGTCACTGGAGCTGTGATATGGAGGAGAAAGCGCTCAG GTGGTAAAGGAGGGAGCTATGCTCAGGCTGCCA GCAGCGATGGTGCCCAGGGCTCTGATGTATCTCTCACGGCTTCTGAAG CGTGA
- the LOC132237214 gene encoding saoe class I histocompatibility antigen, A alpha chain-like isoform X4: MLLTGPPILLLLLWGPLALTQTWAGPHSLRYFFTAVSRPGRGEPRYLENVYVDDTQFERFNSDSESQRAEPRAPWMEQLEPEYWDQSTRNSKATAQIFRLSLHYLRSYYNQSQDGSHTLQWMLGCDMGPDGRLLRGYHQYAYDGTDYLALNDDLRSWTAADTAAQITWRKWEEAGETELVRNFLQGECLEFLHRVLAMGKEVLQRADPPKTHVTHHPISDREVTLRCWALGFYPADISLSWQRDGEDQTQDMELVETRPAGDGTFQKWAALVVPPGEEQRYTCHVQHEGLPEPLTLRWEPPPWATIPTVGLVVGLVILGAVLTGAVVTGAVIWRRKRSGGKGGSYAQAAT, encoded by the exons ATGCTGCTCACGGGGCCCCCaatcctcctcctgctgctctgggggCCCCTGGCCCTGACCCAGACCTGGGCGG gcccccactcCCTGAGATATTTCTTCACCGCCGTGTCCCGGCCCGGCCGCGGGGAGCCCCGGTACCTGGAGAACGTCTACGTGGACGACACCCAGTTCGAGCGGTTCAACAGCGACTCGGAGAGTCAGAGGGCGGAGCCGCGGGCGCCGTGGATGGAGCAGTTGGAGCCTGAGTATTGGGACCAGAGCACCCGGAACTCCAAGGCCACTGCACAGATTTTCCGACTGAGCCTGCACTACCTGCGCAGCTACTACAACCAGAGCCAGGACG GGTCTCACACGCTCCAGTGGATGTTGGGCTGTGACATGGGACCGGATGGCCGCCTCCTCCGCGGGTACCACCAGTACGCTTATGACGGCACCGACTACCTCGCCCTGAACGACGACCTGCGCTCCTGGACCGCGGCCGACACCGCAGCTCAGATCACTTGGCGCAAGTGGGAGGAGGCCGGTGAGACTGAGCTAGTCAGGAACTTCCTGCAGGGGGAGTGCCTGGAGTTTCTCCACAGAGTCCTGGCGATGGGGAAGGAGGTGCTGCAGCGCGCAG aCCCTCCAAAGACACATGTGACCCACCACCCCATCTCTGACCGTGAGGTCACCCTgaggtgctgggccctgggcttcTACCCTGCGGACATCAGCCTGAGCTGGCAGCGTGATGGGGAGGACCAGACCCAGGACATGGAGCTGGTggagaccaggcctgcgggggatGGGACCTTCCAGAAGTGGGCGGCCCTGGTGGTGCCCCCTGGAGAAGAGCAGAGATACACGTGCCATGTGCAGCACGAGGGGCTGCCCGAGCCCCTGACCCTgagatggg agCCGCCTCCTTGGGCCACCATCCCCACTGTGGGCCTGGTTGTGGGCCTGGTCATCCTTGGAGCTGTGCTCACTGGAGCTGTGGTCACTGGAGCTGTGATATGGAGGAGAAAGCGCTCAG GTGGTAAAGGAGGGAGCTATGCTCAGGCTGCCA